In the Malassezia vespertilionis chromosome 1, complete sequence genome, one interval contains:
- the ILV6 gene encoding acetolactate synthase (COG:E; EggNog:ENOG503NUVU): protein MYSTAKAGPQRLTSTSALDHKLSHRRTLPSLPHFDRPSIDPGKAVSNILYNIPPPSTQPFKRHILNMFVQDEPGVLARVSGCLAARGVNIDSLVVCATDVPDLSRMCIVLRGQDATIEQVRRQLEDLIPVWAVVDYTHTKVIEREIMLVKISTLGPEYFDADHFGLMDEAEYEVDNAITQAEGHEIAQQPLSLSAGEALSIKSDNMRSISALAKQFQGCIVDVSDTCVIVELVAKTSRIDAFFKLVRPFGILECSRSGTMVLPRSPIKSSWVSQSDQEDESGAVMDPTMLPPG, encoded by the exons ATGTACTCTACAGCCAAGGCTGGTCCTCAACGCCTGACGAGCACGTCTGCACTGGACCACAAGTTGTCGCATCGGCGTACCCTGCCGTCGCTCCCGCATTTCGACCGTCCCTCGATTGACCCAGGCAAGGCAGTGAGCAATATTCTCTATAACATTCCGCCTCCTTCAACACAGCCCTTTAAGCG CCACATTCTCAATATGTTCGTCCAGGACGAACCCggtgtgcttgcgcgtgtgTCGGGCTGtctcgcggcgcgtggagTCAATATAGATTCTCTTGTCGTGTGTGCGACGGACGTGCCCGATCTTTCCCGTATGTGCATTGTGCTCCGTGGCCAGGACGCCACGATCGAGCAAGTCCGACGACAGCTTGAGGACCTTATCCCCGTATGGGCCGTGGTGGACTATACTCATACCAAGGTTATCGAGCGTGAAATTATGCTGGTGAAAATTTCCACGCTAGGTCCCGAATACTTTGATGCGGACCACTTCGGCTTAATGGACGAGGCCGAGTACGAAGTGGACAATGCTATTACGCAGGCCGAAGGCCATGAAATCGCCCAGCAGCCTCTTTCGCTCTCCGCAGGAGAGGCGCTCTCGATTAAAAGTGACAATATGCGCTCGATTTCCGCACTTGCTAAGCAATTCCAAGGGTGCATTGTCGATGTGAGCGACACCTGCGTGATTGTCGAATTGGTTGCAAAAACGTCACGTATCGACGCCTTCTTCAAGCTCGTACGACCGTTTGGTATTCTTGAGTGCTCTCGCTCGGGTACAATGGTGCTCCCGCGCAGCCCGATCAAGTCGTCTTGGGTGAGTCAGAGCGACCAAGAGGATGAGTCTGGCGCCGTGATGGATCCGACGATGCTTCCGCCCGGGTAG